Proteins encoded in a region of the Nicotiana tomentosiformis chromosome 9, ASM39032v3, whole genome shotgun sequence genome:
- the LOC104106848 gene encoding uncharacterized protein, with product MDTSYNFLLGRPWIHAAGASPSTLHQMVKFEHENQVVHGEDEHSNNADLNNMTCLRTSCPDPKTLSNPEIMNQEPEYDEDDEVNSVEVIPEDTKTWKIFFDGAVNAKGVGIGAILISPMGQHYPDITRLWFFCTNNTAEYEACIMGMNMAIDMDVEELLIMGDFDLIIRQAQGEWETRDIKLIPYQSIEFRYIPRFHNELADALATLAAMMSYPGNVHIDPLEIQIRERHGYCNTVKVEPNDQPWYHDIKRFLKTKEYLEQANVDQKRTIRRLADSFFLSGEVLYKRTPDLNLLRCVDAKEAEKIMNEVHSGVYGPPHKQICLGKENPVDRLLLDDHGKGLL from the exons ATGGACACTTCCTATAACTTTCTGTtaggaagaccatggatccatgCAGCAGGAGCCTCGCCCTCTACTCTCCATCAAATGGTCAAGTTCGAACATGAGAACCAAGTGGTCCATGGAGAAGATGAACA ttctaataatgcggacttaaataacatgacatgcttgcggacttcatgcccagatcctaaaacgttgtctaaccccgaaataatgaatcaagaaccaGAATATGACGAAG ACGATGAAGTGAATTCAGTTGAAGTAATCCCAGAAGATACTAAGACttggaaaattttctttgatggagctgtaaaTGCAAAGGGTGTTGGGATTGGGGCAATTTTGATTTCGCCTATGGGTCAGCACTATCCGGATATAACCCGGCTTTGGTTCTTCTGTACGAATAACACCGCTGAATATGAAGCTTGTATCATGGGCATGAACATGGCAATTGATATGGATGTAGAAGAATTATTAATTATGGGAGATTTTGATTTGATCATTCGGCAAGCACAGGGCGAATGGGAAACTCGAGATATCAAGCTCATCCCATATCAATCCATTGAATTCAGGTATATTCCTCGATTCCACAATGAGTTAGCTGACGCGCTAGCTACTTTAGCTGCAATGATGTCATATCCAGGCAACGTCCATATTGACCCTTTGGAGATTCAAATCCGAGAAAGACATGGTTATTGCAACACGGTTAAAGTAGAACCAAATGAccaaccatggtatcatgatattAAAAGGTTCTTGAAAACAAAGGAATACCTTGAGCAGGCCAATGTAGACCAAAAGAGAACCATTAGAAGGCTTGCTGACAGTTTCTTCTTAAGCGGAGAAGTGTTGTATAAGAGAACTCCAGATCTGAATCTTTTAAGGTGTGTAGATGCCAAAGAAGCCGAAAAGATCATGAACGAAGTGCATTCAGGAGTATACGGCCCTCCACATAAACAGATATGTCTTGGCAAAGAAAATCCTGTGGACAGGTTAttactggatgaccatggaaaaggaTTGCTTTAG